In Chrysemys picta bellii isolate R12L10 chromosome 3, ASM1138683v2, whole genome shotgun sequence, a single genomic region encodes these proteins:
- the TSTD3 gene encoding thiosulfate sulfurtransferase/rhodanese-like domain-containing protein 3 has product MWGYRGLSCAGRVLLGVPRAAGGWTSGRRPLQPGLRTVNVIFRNLDTAADCSVSYKELKGLLKSQTTLIDVREKWEIGQFGKIPGSVNIPLGEVVEALQMNPKDFKERYNQDMPAKSDHLVFSCMAGVRSKKALDIAMSLGFSRVQHYAGGLEEWAKYEPPEKKQ; this is encoded by the exons ATGTGGGGCTACCGCGGGCTGAGCTGCGCAGGCCGGGTTCTGCTTGGTGTCCCGCGGGCGGCCGGGGGCTGGACCAGCGGCCGCCGCCCGCTGCAGCCCG GTCTGAGAACTGTAAATGTGATCTTTCGTAATCTTGACACTGCTGCTGATTGTAGTGTTtcctataaagaactcaaaggcTTGCTAAAATCCCAAACAACTCTTATTGATGTTCGAGAGAAGTGGGAAATTGGACAGTTTGGAAAAATTCCTGGATCCGTCAACATACCAT TGGGTGAGGTTGTGGAAGCTCTACAGATGAACCCAAAAGACTTTAAAGAACGGTACAATCAAGATATGCCTGCTAAATCCGACCATCTAGTCTTTTCCTGCATGGCAGGAGTGCGAAGCAAGAAGGCATTGGATATTGCTATGTctttgggcttcagcag AGTTCAGCACTATGCTGGTGGCTTGGAGGAGTGGGCAAAGTATGAACCACCAGAGAAAAAACAATGA